Proteins found in one Planococcus citri chromosome 2, ihPlaCitr1.1, whole genome shotgun sequence genomic segment:
- the LOC135837486 gene encoding uncharacterized protein LOC135837486, whose amino-acid sequence MQNNQNCANTFSTTDMKNEAMKEIFQLLAEGEIKLCNQPKIENATLVLGNTGAGKSVFTRRIAGYGATLKSVEEGFDYAIVNPNEESDTKSFIASNTIYPELLQDHNTGAYYYDFPGFLDTRGAANDITTTYFIKRTIDNVKRVKLLLLINHTSLSNQGTRDDFISLLSQATKLIKNIDKYKDGIILIATKIQYPQKTDEDIISTIAKFIKKAQNDLQQKGKSSVDNTNVLKLLDIILQQDGNTYPKIAISRSPDRKGLLNEIPIVQENTIKIQSILTMLKFVEKHDSDFGYIIPKKSLIDVSNVLNEINHSIAAGMRELGKKLQEYLIFGESKLYDISKLYNVTSLRYDEIRKMKENADNQNQVEKCVQKVLNGVASMNVNSIHQNTSTLLIKYADFSTFLHKLSDHAINDEFKCADGLQDVIEYSRRTKIWYNFLNKLYERLSDYEIQKDTSKSPCSAFDDLVTESLENKNDSEFKLDPLVLKKCFPNYELNFEEITNMKVDKSKLIDLGKVLNFTLKSDPSYSCDSNKLVIKGHYFKLGDLSIIQKRYCEGMPKYIEIFALSKIFINEDLHKIGEIAQLSIISPIWEVWGVRKITLDGDPGKMHYPAKAAEGTNPGDRGFDGMPGLPGGQGGNFLGIGETFTNLQGLHISVRGGKGGRGQNGGDGKSGRNGDDAYDDTYILHSVYNKSMDKWQHELGSQNFIMKKTERGDIILIGHYGQAGGDGGNGGRGGLGGNSGEIIFGLSGPSYINNVNKITGTGWRGSDGEGGEGATGGKQGNNFRKFKLLLSDGFISLGEKSIIKNDYRAARGNRGEDGYTETGTQHPKQSERVLTTPGHEYKNYIKENLKRSVREFYLTEFLHKLKNDTLFQNHRKRRDINHSDHKQITDHRHVLVANNIASSHTAEALKPSNKKAESKSRRTHENINETNHFTPDKPIFVKSAGARIHSPINSAIHVVRNFFGQWILFGGSIMMNYGLVKAGIGSMIGDSKSSGIHTNTERNTDRAINLGNFNINESLMLADFAIRCITKQKFYNREGKSVDLVEVKASVLSIITEFEEILSGISAEYNLSPESLEFDPVTLMSKLENEVINKNCQGLGKILYQSIEKNIHLENPQSRGYLLCKIDEMLQKKTKYSEEHYIEDDNLEAFNTSRIIRMEPYNNLNLYQLEVNHQRSFEQITVC is encoded by the coding sequence ATGCAGAATAATCAAAATTGCGCGAACACATTCTCCACCACTGACATGAAAAACGAAGcaatgaaagaaattttccaacttctgGCCGAAGGAGAAATCAAATTATGCAATcaacccaaaattgaaaatgctacGCTAGTATTGGGTAACACAGGTGCTGGGAAAAGCGTATTCACTCGACGAATTGCAGGCTACGGAGCGACTCTCAAATCAGTTGAAGAAGGTTTCGACTACGCCATTGTCAATCCTAACGAGGAGAGCGACACTAAATCCTTCATAGCATCCAATACAATATACCCAGAACTATTGCAAGACCACAATACAGGTGCCTATTATTATGACTTCCCGGGTTTCTTAGATACTAGAGGAGCAGCAAATGATATAACCACGACGTATTTCATTAAAAGAACAATCGACAATGTTAAACGAGTCAAATTACTGCTCCTTATCAATCACACCTCATTAAGTAATCAAGGAACAAGAGATGACTTCATTAGTCTACTATCACAAGcaacaaaattaattaaaaacatcGACAAATATAAAGATGGGATTATACTAATCGCAACAAAAATTCAGTATCCCCAAAAAACGGATGAAGACATCATCTCCACCATTgccaaattcattaaaaaagcGCAAAACGATTTGCAGCAAAAAGGTAAAAGCAGTGTAGACAACACCAATGTACTGAAGCTTCTCGACATAATATTGCAGCAAGATGGAAACACttatccaaaaattgccatttccAGATCACCTGATCGGAAAGGACTTCTAAATGAAATTCCCATAGTTCAggaaaataccataaaaatacAATCAATTCTTACAATGctgaaattcgttgaaaaacaCGATTCAGATTTTGGTTACATCATACCAAAGAAATCACTGATAGATGTTAGCAACGTATTGAATGAAATCAACCATAGCATCGCTGCTGGTATGCGGGAACTCGGCAAAAAACTGCAGGAATATCTAATATTTGGTGAAAGTAAGTTGTATGATATTTCTAAACTGTATAATGTGACAAGTTTGAGATACGATGAAATAAGGAAAATGAAAGAGAATGCAGATAAtcaaaatcaagttgaaaagtgTGTACAAAAGGTTCTTAATGGAGTTGCATCCATGAATGTCAACTCAATAcaccaaaatacgagtacattgctGATAAAATATGCAgacttttcaacatttctgcACAAACTTAGTGATCATGCAATAAATGACGAGTTTAAATGCGCCGATGGATTACAAGATGTTATCGAGTATTCACGCAGGACGAAAATATGGTATAATTTTCTTAATAAATTATATGAAAGGTTATCAGATTATGAAATACAGAAGGATACCTCAAAAAGCCCCTGTTCAGCGTTTGACGACCTAGTAACTGaatctttggaaaataaaaatgattctgAATTCAAACTCGATCCGCtcgttttgaaaaagtgttttccaaattacgaattgaattttgaagagaTAACAAACATGAAGGTCGATAAATCAAAGTTAATAGATTTAGGCAAGGTGTTGAATTTTACACTGAAAAGCGATCCATCGTATTCGTGCGATTCCAATAAATTGGTGATAAAAGGACACTATTTTAAACTCGGAGATTTGTCGATTATTCAAAAAAGATATTGCGAGGGGATGCCAAAATACATAGAAATCTTTGCACTGAGTAAGATATTCATCAATGAAGATTTGCATAAAATAGGAGAAATAGCACAACTTTCGATAATCTCTCCCATTTGGGAGGTTTGGGGAGTTCGTAAAATTACACTGGATGGCGACCCAGGGAAGATGCACTATCCAGCAAAAGCGGCAGAAGGAACAAATCCAGGAGATCGTGGCTTTGATGGTATGCCTGGATTACCTGGAGGGCAGGGAGGAAATTTTCTAGGAATAGGTGAAACTTTCACTAATCTACAAGGTCTTCACATTTCTGTTAGGGGTGGAAAAGGAGGAAGAGGGCAGAATGGTGGTGATGGCAAGAGTGGCCGCAATGGTGATGATGCTTACGATGATACGTATATTTTACATAGTGTTTATAACAAGTCTATGGACAAGTGGCAGCACGAACTCGgatcccaaaattttatcatgaaGAAAACAGAACGCGGTGACATTATTTTAATTGGCCATTATGGTCAAGCAGGAGGAGATGGTGGCAATGGTGGAAGGGGTGGTCTTGGAGGGAATTCAGGTGAGATTATTTTTGGTCTCTCAGGACCCTCGTACATaaataatgtaaataaaataacaGGAACAGGATGGAGAGGTTCAGATGGCGAAGGTGGTGAAGGAGCTACAGgaggaaaacaaggaaataaTTTCCGGAAATTCAAATTACTCCTATCTGATGGATTCATATCGCTCGGAGAAAAAAGCATAATCAAAAATGATTATCGAGCAGCAAGAGGTAATCGTGGTGAAGATGGTTATACAGAAACGGGAACACAACATCCAAAACAAAGTGAAAGAGTGTTGACTACACCAGGGCACGAATACAAAAACTATATAAAGGAAAATCTGAAACGAAGTGTGAGAGAATTTTACTTGACTGAATTtcttcataaattaaagaatgatacactttttcaaaatcatcgtaAAAGACGTGATATCAATCATTCAGATCACAAACAAATTACTGACCACAGACATGTACTCGTGGCAAACAATATTGCAAGCTCACATACCGCGGAGGCATTGAAACCAAGCAACAAGAAAGCTGAAAGCAAAAGTCGCAGAACTcatgaaaatataaatgaaacCAATCACTTCACTCCTGATAAGCCAATCTTTGTGAAAAGTGCAGGCGCCAGAATTCATTCACCTATCAACTCTGCTATCCATGTTGTGAGGAATTTCTTTGGACAATGGATACTTTTTGGGGGTTCTATTATGATGAATTATGGATTAGTTAAAGCTGGCATCGGATCCATGATTGGAGATTCAAAATCTTCAGGTATTCACACCAATACTGAACGAAATACGGATCGTGCAATAAATCTTGGGAATTTTAATATCAACGAATCATTGATGTTGGCCGATTTCGCAATTCGTTGCAtaacaaaacagaaattttacaaCAGAGAAGGGAAATCTGTGGATTTGGTTGAAGTGAAAGCCTCTGTACTCAGTATTATTactgaatttgaagaaatactGAGTGGTATATCAGC